In Astatotilapia calliptera chromosome 23, fAstCal1.2, whole genome shotgun sequence, a genomic segment contains:
- the LOC113015929 gene encoding low molecular weight neuronal intermediate filament-like isoform X2 has translation MAMEKKELQLLNSLFATYIKKVNNQVNYQEHNESIHGIVEEKMKELLSMAHEEDNKEIIREQKTLTLRLEAEKKRREIAEDQLDRIIKEKVKAELDCEFQKKRTGLLEQEIQFLKEIYEEKINELQSQNQTETDNNNSDLMETLEKIRGRVKRISLEKHQSKMQNIESEFGRMKENMTKLMNNLKGYEQRLNNSTDLEADIEHYAKLLEKMKERINTGKNVDSDEDSNPDSGSSDNGDESE, from the exons ATGGCGATGGAGAAGAAAGAGCTGCAGTTACTGAATAGCCTCTTTGCCACCTACATCAAGAAGGTCAATAATCAGGTGAATTATCAGGAGCACAATGAGTCCATCCATGGCATAGTTGAGGAGAAGATGAAGGAGCTGTTGAGCATGGCGCATGAAGAAGACAACAAGGAAATAATCAGGGAGCAGAAAACCTTAACATTGAG GTTGGaagctgagaaaaaaagaagagaaattgCAGAAGACCAGTTAGATAGGATTATAAAG GAGAAGGTTAAAGCTGAGCTGGACTGTGAGTTTCAGAAGAAACGCACTGGACTGCTGGAGCAGGAGATTCAGTTCTTGAAGGAGATCTATGAAGAG AAGATCAATGAGCtgcagagtcagaaccagactgAGACCGATAATAACAATTCAGACCTGATGGAAACACTGGAAAAGATCAGGGGGCGTGTTAAGAGGATCAGTCTTGAAAAACACCAGTCAAAG ATGCAGAATATAGAGTCAGAGTTCGGGAGAATGAAAGAGAATATGACGAAACTGATGAACAACCTAAAAGGATATGAGCAAAGACTCAACAACAGCACGGACCTGGAGGCTGATATTGAACATTACGCAAAGTTGctggaaaaaatgaaagaaag GATTAATACAGGGAAAAATGTGGATTCAGATGAAG ACTCAAATCCGGACAGTGGTTCCAGTGACAATGGG
- the LOC113015929 gene encoding low molecular weight neuronal intermediate filament-like isoform X1 yields the protein MAMEKKELQLLNSLFATYIKKVNNQVNYQEHNESIHGIVEEKMKELLSMAHEEDNKEIIREQKTLTLRLEAEKKRREIAEDQLDRIIKEKVKAELDCEFQKKRTGLLEQEIQFLKEIYEEKINELQSQNQTETDNNNSDLMETLEKIRGRVKRISLEKHQSKMQNIESEFGRMKENMTKLMNNLKGYEQRLNNSTDLEADIEHYAKLLEKMKERINTGKNVDSDEGKNKDSNPDSGSSDNGDESE from the exons ATGGCGATGGAGAAGAAAGAGCTGCAGTTACTGAATAGCCTCTTTGCCACCTACATCAAGAAGGTCAATAATCAGGTGAATTATCAGGAGCACAATGAGTCCATCCATGGCATAGTTGAGGAGAAGATGAAGGAGCTGTTGAGCATGGCGCATGAAGAAGACAACAAGGAAATAATCAGGGAGCAGAAAACCTTAACATTGAG GTTGGaagctgagaaaaaaagaagagaaattgCAGAAGACCAGTTAGATAGGATTATAAAG GAGAAGGTTAAAGCTGAGCTGGACTGTGAGTTTCAGAAGAAACGCACTGGACTGCTGGAGCAGGAGATTCAGTTCTTGAAGGAGATCTATGAAGAG AAGATCAATGAGCtgcagagtcagaaccagactgAGACCGATAATAACAATTCAGACCTGATGGAAACACTGGAAAAGATCAGGGGGCGTGTTAAGAGGATCAGTCTTGAAAAACACCAGTCAAAG ATGCAGAATATAGAGTCAGAGTTCGGGAGAATGAAAGAGAATATGACGAAACTGATGAACAACCTAAAAGGATATGAGCAAAGACTCAACAACAGCACGGACCTGGAGGCTGATATTGAACATTACGCAAAGTTGctggaaaaaatgaaagaaag GATTAATACAGGGAAAAATGTGGATTCAGATGAAGGTAAGAACAAAG ACTCAAATCCGGACAGTGGTTCCAGTGACAATGGG